The Pyrus communis chromosome 8, drPyrComm1.1, whole genome shotgun sequence region atcctaataatttataaattggtCATCTCAACTTTATGATCTTTACCAAGAAAGATGATGGAATCGAATTAATGGTTTCTACAAATATGTTAACAAAGCGCACTCCTTCACACTTTTGACCATGTTAGCGACAACTTTTTCTTCCATTAATTTAAACCATGCGTGTATAGTTTCATGCAAGAGGGCGAGTCTTAGCACAACAAAAATGTTGCTCTTTTGTGACTAGAAGGTTACAGATTTGAGTTGTAAAAACCGTCtctttacaaaacaaataaagttGCGCATTTTAGACGTTCTACTCTCATAAAACGGAAAGCTTTATTCTCTTGGAATCGCCATTTTTATACGTATATAATtttcacttagacaaaaaataaacataggGTACTTGAATCCTGCAACATGTCCTCAAGATAAATGGCTGCCTACTAATTATTGCACTAAATTAGCAGACATAAGCTATAAAAACTAGTGGCATTTGATCCCACAACCAAACAACTTTATGGACGGTATATGTAGATAACTAGATATCATCATTGGGCTTCAAACTTAACTTTCCAAATGTTTAATTGTAGTCCTTCGATCATAATTGTCATTTATAAGGAAGTTTATTAGTAGTGCAGTCGTGTGTCTTGACAACTGTGAATGTTAGTGAAAATAATAATCGGGTGTGAAACACCACTTTCTCCCTTTTGGTCATGTGGTTGAGGATGTGTAGTCGATGCCAGAACATAACATTGCAGATGATTTTACGGTTTAACCATATTGGTCAAGCTAATGGTGATGCACACCGTCTTGCTCGATTTGCTTTACATATAGGTGTAGCTTGCACTTGTTTTCTATACGTATGAATTGTGGAACTTAAAAGAAGGTAAGGAATACTTAGAGTTAATGGAAGATTTGGCGCAAAACTGAGCGCAATAGTTTTCTAGGATTCACATTTAGTGGGATAACGCATGGTTGTTGTACTTTTTTTCTTGGTTAAGTTGAAAGTCTCGACAAAATTTAATAACGCTATATTATGCACTCTATCCTCTTGTACAATAAATGttatcaatgaatatcgtactatTCTCGGGGCACACTTAATGGCATGGATCAGTACTTAGAATTTTAATCAAGAGTTGAGTAATATTAACCACCAACTAAAGAGGAAATGTTCACTCTCCTCCATTAACACCAACTTGACAAAAGTCAGTGCGAATCatttcttgtcggttataaaTTTACTGTAAAACGTGAGAGCACAGGGTTTTCAGTTCTTCCTTTAGCTTACTATTTACCCGATGTTACTGGAGCTTGAAATTTGCTAAGCATGTCAAACAAATTTCAAGGGTGAGTCTTGGTGCAACAGAAAAGATTACTCCTTTGTGACAAGTGAACGGTTCGAGGTGTGATAATAACCTATTTGCAAAGCAAAGGTAAGGCTGCATGTGATAAACGTTCCCCCCAACACTCGCAAAGTAAGGAACCTTGTTGGCTTGGAATCAGCTTTATGTCAAACAAAATTCACATCCCTTCACTTCAAACTTCCATGTAATATTTCTTATTGATAACTAACAATATATTACACTTAATACCCCAAATCAGGGGATGAAATTTTAACACACGGAAAAAGATCAAACGTAAACCGTACAACAATTTTACAACAAGAAGCCCTAACTGCCTAGGACGGCTAAACCCCACCGGAGATCACGATACGTGAAGATTTTGGATTTCGATTCGAAGTGTTTGAAGTTGTTTATCAACATTGGATATTTCATCTTGAAGCTCTAGGAGTTTGTCTAGTCTCTGCTGCGCAGTATCTTGGTAAGGCTGGCTAACGTTCTTCACGAAGATTTCCATATTTCCAATAGCTTCAGAAAGATCATTCTGCATGGCCTCTTCAACTTCACGTGCCAAGGCATCTGCAGTCCTTTTCACCTTCTCTATCATCTCTTGCCGACGAGATGGAAATTTTGAGATTACTAGTAACCTATATCAAAGAAGAAGCAAATAATACACATGAATTATACGTCGCAGAGGAAAGGAGTTCTGCCATGTTTGAGCAAAACTTTGACATATAAGCTTCAAGAATTGAAAGATATCTGCAAGTAAATGAAGGCAGACACGAATAGTCAAATTCCAGAATACACGTTACCCGCCAGCTGAGGCAAGACCAAGAGCAAGAAGATCTTCTAATGTGGTCGGCAGCACAGACGTCAGAAGTGAAGCAGATAAACCAGCCGCTCCAAGTCCACCAAAAGTTGCCAGAGACTGCGGTTGAAGAAAACAATGTCCAAAACAGATTGACCCAATCATAACTAGTTCTTCATCAAGAACATCAACTTTTAGTTCATATTCTATACTGAGCTTACCACTTCACGTATTTCTTGATCAAACAATTTGGAAGCAGCACTGGTACTGAAGCCCTCTATCACTTTCAAGCTGAGTTTGTTTACTTTCTTCAGCGAATTCTCCGAATGCACCCCACCGTATGGATAGACAAATGAAGGCCAACGTTTTTCAAACATTTCTGCATACATCCTTCCTTCACAAGCACTGTCTGATTGCAACCATGTCACATATTCTGCAAGTTGTTTCTTTATGACAAGATgttgaaattaaacaaaaaaaaaagaaaaaaaaaagaagaattaaaacCCATAAAACCAATAGATAATGGAAGAAAAAACAATTAGAGAATATAATTCTTTTAATTCCTATGCTGAACAGGAGATGAAATTCTGTCTTATGAACTCATACAGGCATAATCCTTGCATAATTCAAATTAGACTGCAGGGCTTGACAAAGCAATAGGGGAAAAAGCTATTAACTTACTTGCACATCTGAAAATGCAGGACCCATTACGTCATTTTGAACCCTCAAGGTGGTAGCAATCGTGGAGGATTTTTCCCCTTTGAAAACATAGTTAGCAACAAGATCAAGATTTGATAATTGCAGAGTAGCTTCTATGAGTTCAACAACACGTGATTTTGTAATATCAATCTGCAATTTCACGTACATGCACAATGCATTAACTCATGTTCGAAAATATATAACCAAtaatgaaattgaggttccactataaaaccaattggcaatatggggaatAGCCCAAGattatataagcacatagcaaaccttgtccctcaccaatgtgggacaactctcaacacacCCCTGCACGTGttcaccaatgtgggacaactctcaacacacCCCTGCACGTGTggcggattttcaagcctacacgtggacaacaactgggtgacgtggagcgcgtgtggccATTGGGCTTCACACATGGACAaccttgctctgataccataatgaaattgaggttccaccataaaaccaattggcaatatggggagtagcccaataTCATATAAAAACATAGCAAATCTTgtccctcaccaatgtgggactACTCTCAACAACCAATTTGCCACTGAATCAAATTGTGCAAAACATACCACAGATAAAATTCTTCTTCTCCAAGCGATGCTTTCATTTTCCATCTTAACTGCATAGTTCTTAACACTGCCAACTATATCTTTTATTGAGGCCAAGTCCTGCTTGGCATATCGGCAGTCCTGTGTCACAAGAGTTTCACAAGCAGAAAGTAGCTTTTCTGCAATTGCTACCGGTGTTTCCAGTTTAATTTTCATTCTTTCCATTCCTGTGCTTGTTGACCCATCTAAGAAACTATACAAGAAATTCTCAAGTTCAGAGAAATTACTACTTTTCCACTGAGCATCAGATGTCGATAGTTCTGCATAATCTTTCCCAAACATAGAAGCTGAAAGTTTTGCTTCAAGTGCAGAGCGTGCAGACACAGGAAATAAAGTCACATGTTCAGTATTCAAAAGTTTTTGTGTATTCTTCTTGATGAATGACATAGCTTCCTCAAGCTGCAGAAATAATGAAATTAGATAAAGCAACATGAAGACAATTGAGAAGCTCAAACGGATAGAAGCATCATATTAACATGTTTTTTTTCTGCAATAGGATTACTAAAGGTAATATCAACATTCAATATGCATGAAATGCTAGAACCTCATGGGCATTGCGGTAGATATCAGATTTATTCAAGACAAACACAACTTTCTTCTTCCATTGCTGAGTATAACGAAGAAACGCAACCTGGAGAAAACACCAGCGACAAAATTGAATTCAGCTTTAGTGAAAATAATAATGAATAGGTAAAACTATTGCACTAGtctaaaatatataattaaccaAAGTCAGAATCAGTTAAAAGACTTTAAGACCCACATCAATGTCATTCTAGCCATATAGCTCAGCTATTTGCAGCTTTGGACTATTACCTACTAGGGAGAATCCTTACATAAACCTTGTCATGAATCATATTGGAATAGAGGGGAAAGATATTTCCTAGATGTATATTTTAACTAGCATCCTGTTATTCTGGATAAATTAATCTTTTTTATAAGAAAGAAGCCTGGACAAAAGAATGAGATGCAACCATAGAAGCTCGTGAAATCTTTATTTGTCAATTTGTAGTCTATAGATGCATTGAGCAGCATGTCATGCAATTTGACGAACAAACAAATCATACCTCACTTTCAGTTAACGGGCGATCAGCAGAGATAACAAAAAGAAGCAGATCAGCACGGGGCACAAATTCCTCAGTAAGGCGTTGTTGCCTCTGGAGAATCACATTAGTTCCAGGTGTATCAACAACGTTCATCTGCGTCcaatttaaaatcaaataagTACATACtacaaaatgtatttttaatCATAAAGTAGCATTAATCTAATCCTAGGAAGATGATAGACTAGCTGTGCAGTAGATTTTGTTCTGCCTACAACACACAACTTTTTATCTTGTGCATCCAACCATCATGACTCTGTGGCTACTTACGTATGATATGTAGGATATTCAATTAAACAAAGGCACACTAACCATATAAAAAAACCTATTAATAAGGGATTGTACTATTTGAACTGAATATAAGAGTTTGAAATCTACTCACTTCTTTAAGAATCGGAGCAGGAAGGTAGCATATATATTGACCATCTGGAGGCCTTTCACAACGCTGTTCCTCACCAGCATCCATCTCAGTATACCGTAAGAAAGTAATCTCATTAGTTGTAGGAACAACCCCGTCTTTAAGATATTTATTCCCGAGCAGGGCATTAATAACAGTTGACTTGCCAGAGTTAAATTCACCCTGTTGacaaaaagagagaaagtgTCATAGGAGAACCACCATAAACATTCTGACATAGTTCATGAATAAAGCCAACTGTAGAAAATGACACGATACTCCCCTCATGATTTTTCTAGCTCAAACATGACAAATAACTAAATTAAGGTGATGATTATTTTCAATGAGTAGTACAGTCATGCACCTTCTAAAACAGTCAGTTTGGAAGCATTAATCCAAACAAAGACCGAACAAGAACTGGTGCCTTTTGGCAAATTGAAGGCAAAATGACCACTCATGTGACCAAACGTATTGTCATAGGCGTATATAATAGCAGAAGAGACATAGTGTAGTTAATTCCTAAAGGTTAGCTAAGGGTGTATAGATGATAGAACCAAACTATTCGTCGGGTCTATATTTGAAACCAATAATGGCTTACAAATTTACACATCTCTGAACTTTTTTATTAGCAATTCTCACAAACTACTGCATAACTGTTATCAAAGGCCACCTAAATTCTATATTCTATATTCTATATTCtataaagaaaagaaggatTCACATGAAATATAGAGCTAATACCAATGTATATTCCTGGAACCACAATTTGTTGAAGTTCAGCACACAATTACCACTATAACCAGTAAAAATGGCTCATCAATTTGAGAAACCGCATCAACGAGAAGTGAAACCTCCTCCATCTGTCATTCAAAATCAATATTCCACTTTTAATCATAAAGtatacaaataaaaatgaatgaaattatgaTTATCTCAATATTAACTTTAACTACCAAATTATTAAATGATCACCAGTGGAGCAGCTTTCTGGATGACATTTATTGCTTTAAGCAACACTGATCTTTCTGCTTCTATGAACTTTTTTTCTCTATCCTCCAATTTAAGAAAACCAGCAACACTTGTACTGTTGATGGGACCATCATGGGCATCCAAATACGTGAGCTTACTTAAGCCTTCAACTTCATCTTGTGTTTCACTATTCAGCATGTACACGATGTCAAACAATTTGCTCAAAGCCTCATCATCAAGCAGCCGGAAATCTTTCAAAGACGTAACTAATCCACCAGCGCCAGATTTCAATAATGCTGGCCCCTCCTTATATAAGGCGTTATAAGAAGTGAACGTGACAAATATTGGTATCTTTACAGTTTTAAACAGACTGTTGAGTGCCAGAAGAATATTTTCCTGTCCGGCAATATCGTATATAAGAAAGTCAGCTCCTTCAGAGTTGGATGCATTTATGGCACCATCTATATCTTGCACGTATCTTGCCACCAAAGGAAGGACAACCGAATCAGATTTAGATGCCATCATTGTGCTTCTTGCTACAATGGTAGGAAGACCTATGTAAGAAGAAACAAACCCATCATTCACCTCCGTTACCAAAAAACACATCACTGACCAAGTCCACGGataccaaatgtaccaaaattcaGTAAAGAAATGAGATTTAAACAGATTATTCTTGTTTTGATATCAATCCACTTAGGCTGTATAATTCATTAAGATTAAAACTTGCTAAACTTGAATAAAATACAATGAGTCAACATCAATCATCTTCTAATATCAGAGACGACACAAGCAAAGAAGTTTCATATAATATCATGTGTCTGTAtctgtatacacacacacatgtatcaGAATACTGATTACCCAAGTAGTAAAATGACCTGAAAATGAAGACTGACCTTGATCGGAGAGCAAAACTCCACCAGCATTAGCTGCCGCGGCGATATCGACCCTCTCGGAGATCAACAAGTAAGCGCGGTCTCTAATCACCGACTTCAGCTTACAGGCGGCTTCATAGAGCCTGCCGCCGCTTGAATCACGACCATTAAGCACCAGAACCCCGACCCACTTCGACACCGCCTTGTCTACCAGATCCAAAGCATCCTCGCCGGCAAGGACTTCGTCGGGGTCCAATTGGAGCACGACATTGGGGACCCTAACCTCCGGGCGCTTGAACCCACCTGGGAACTGGGTTCTCGGCGGCTGAGCTTGCGGGGGTTGGGGGTTTTGGCTGGTGAATCCATGAGAGTTCTGGGAGATCGATGAAATGAGAAATTGGGTTCGTCGTGGAGGATGGGCTTTGGTTCGGGAGAGGTGGGGTTGGAGAGATTGGGTGGCGGTTGGGG contains the following coding sequences:
- the LOC137742726 gene encoding probable transmembrane GTPase FZO-like, chloroplastic, which codes for MVPLVSLHTSTTQPLLYTPTATQSLQPHLSRTKAHPPRRTQFLISSISQNSHGFTSQNPQPPQAQPPRTQFPGGFKRPEVRVPNVVLQLDPDEVLAGEDALDLVDKAVSKWVGVLVLNGRDSSGGRLYEAACKLKSVIRDRAYLLISERVDIAAAANAGGVLLSDQGLPTIVARSTMMASKSDSVVLPLVARYVQDIDGAINASNSEGADFLIYDIAGQENILLALNSLFKTVKIPIFVTFTSYNALYKEGPALLKSGAGGLVTSLKDFRLLDDEALSKLFDIVYMLNSETQDEVEGLSKLTYLDAHDGPINSTSVAGFLKLEDREKKFIEAERSVLLKAINVIQKAAPLMEEVSLLVDAVSQIDEPFLLVIVGEFNSGKSTVINALLGNKYLKDGVVPTTNEITFLRYTEMDAGEEQRCERPPDGQYICYLPAPILKEMNVVDTPGTNVILQRQQRLTEEFVPRADLLLFVISADRPLTESEVAFLRYTQQWKKKVVFVLNKSDIYRNAHELEEAMSFIKKNTQKLLNTEHVTLFPVSARSALEAKLSASMFGKDYAELSTSDAQWKSSNFSELENFLYSFLDGSTSTGMERMKIKLETPVAIAEKLLSACETLVTQDCRYAKQDLASIKDIVGSVKNYAVKMENESIAWRRRILSVIDITKSRVVELIEATLQLSNLDLVANYVFKGEKSSTIATTLRVQNDVMGPAFSDVQKQLAEYVTWLQSDSACEGRMYAEMFEKRWPSFVYPYGGVHSENSLKKVNKLSLKVIEGFSTSAASKLFDQEIREVSLATFGGLGAAGLSASLLTSVLPTTLEDLLALGLASAGGLLVISKFPSRRQEMIEKVKRTADALAREVEEAMQNDLSEAIGNMEIFVKNVSQPYQDTAQQRLDKLLELQDEISNVDKQLQTLRIEIQNLHVS